Proteins from a genomic interval of Clostridium scatologenes:
- a CDS encoding methyl-accepting chemotaxis protein, with the protein MEKIFQSLINTAPIISEALEGNVVITIWDKEQCIYSLDSKNKKSTIKVGDKSNMSLIKNIGAIDTIFNKKETFTAIFNKNEHGVDAKITLIPAINKYGEAVGVLCLSTDIENILKIQNSTSELKSSLQETNSTISKITNDAVKLSEKLNYIIENTEVTKELIIESNEAINLIESISKQSNLLGLNAAIESSRAGEYGKGFSVVAGEMRKLASNSSESSKKISAALAEISNNMKVLIDTINELGEIASNQATSLEEVSVTVEQITDNSQILVDNIKLD; encoded by the coding sequence GTGAGGCACTTGAAGGAAATGTAGTTATCACAATTTGGGATAAAGAACAATGTATATACTCTTTAGATAGTAAAAATAAAAAATCTACTATTAAAGTTGGAGACAAGTCTAATATGAGCCTTATTAAAAATATTGGTGCCATTGATACTATCTTTAATAAGAAAGAAACATTTACAGCTATATTTAATAAGAATGAACATGGTGTAGATGCCAAAATCACTCTAATTCCTGCAATTAATAAATATGGTGAAGCTGTTGGAGTATTATGTTTGTCAACAGATATAGAAAACATACTCAAAATACAAAATTCCACATCAGAATTAAAGAGTTCTCTTCAAGAAACAAATTCAACAATATCAAAAATTACTAATGATGCTGTTAAATTATCTGAAAAACTAAATTATATTATAGAAAACACTGAAGTAACTAAAGAGCTGATAATTGAAAGTAATGAAGCTATAAATTTGATTGAAAGTATATCAAAACAATCTAATCTACTTGGACTCAATGCTGCAATAGAATCTTCAAGAGCTGGTGAATACGGAAAAGGCTTCTCAGTAGTAGCTGGTGAAATGAGAAAACTAGCATCAAATAGCAGTGAATCTTCCAAAAAGATTTCAGCCGCACTTGCTGAAATAAGCAACAATATGAAAGTGTTAATAGATACTATAAATGAATTAGGAGAAATAGCATCAAATCAAGCTACTTCACTAGAAGAAGTATCTGTAACAGTAGAACAAATTACTGATAATTCACAAATATTAGTTGATAATATTAAGCTAGATTAG